Proteins encoded within one genomic window of Brachybacterium sp. P6-10-X1:
- the hemW gene encoding radical SAM family heme chaperone HemW — protein sequence MRAGSADERPRDLSVYIHVPFCAVRCGYCDFNTYTATELGGGGSQAEYPANARAEMDLTLAADRAAGYDYERVSTVFFGGGTPTLLPADDLVSMLDHLRTVIPLAQDAEITTEANPDSVTRASLSRLAAGGITRVSFGMQSAVPSVLATLDRTHDPERVPQAVAWAREAGLDVSLDLIYGTPGETVADVETSVKAALACGVDHMSAYSLIIEGNTAMARQLRRGELEAPDPDDMADKYELIDDLAAADGLSWYEVSNWARTEPQRSRHNLAYWRGGDWWGIGPGAHRHRDGLRSWNVKHPSRYARMLASGEMPVADSEQVADQDRQVERIMLELRLADGLPVGTVPERTRGMLEVHRERGHLDAEALADGRAVLTRPGRLLADAVIRDLVP from the coding sequence GTGAGGGCGGGGTCCGCGGACGAGCGACCCCGCGACCTCTCCGTCTACATCCACGTCCCGTTCTGCGCCGTGCGCTGCGGGTACTGCGACTTCAACACGTACACCGCGACCGAGCTGGGCGGCGGCGGGTCCCAGGCGGAGTACCCCGCCAACGCACGGGCCGAGATGGACCTGACCCTTGCCGCCGATCGCGCCGCCGGCTACGACTACGAGCGGGTCTCGACCGTCTTCTTCGGCGGCGGCACACCCACCCTGCTGCCGGCCGACGACCTGGTCTCGATGCTCGACCATCTGCGCACGGTGATTCCGCTGGCCCAGGACGCCGAGATCACCACCGAGGCGAATCCGGATTCCGTCACCCGCGCGTCCCTGTCCCGCCTCGCCGCGGGCGGGATCACGCGGGTCTCCTTCGGCATGCAGTCCGCCGTTCCGTCCGTGCTGGCCACCCTGGATCGCACCCACGACCCCGAGCGGGTCCCGCAGGCGGTCGCCTGGGCACGCGAGGCCGGTCTCGACGTGAGCCTGGATCTGATCTACGGCACACCGGGGGAGACCGTCGCCGATGTCGAGACCTCCGTGAAGGCTGCGCTGGCCTGCGGGGTCGACCACATGTCGGCCTACTCCCTGATCATCGAGGGGAACACGGCGATGGCCCGTCAGCTGCGCCGGGGCGAGCTCGAGGCACCGGACCCCGACGACATGGCGGACAAGTACGAGCTGATCGACGATCTCGCCGCGGCCGACGGCCTCAGCTGGTACGAGGTCTCGAACTGGGCCCGCACCGAACCGCAGCGCTCCCGCCACAACCTCGCCTACTGGCGCGGCGGGGACTGGTGGGGGATCGGGCCCGGCGCGCACCGTCACCGTGACGGTCTGCGCTCCTGGAACGTGAAGCACCCCAGTCGTTATGCGCGGATGCTCGCGAGCGGCGAGATGCCCGTGGCGGACTCCGAGCAGGTCGCCGACCAGGACCGCCAGGTGGAGCGGATCATGCTCGAGCTGCGGCTCGCCGACGGGCTCCCCGTCGGAACAGTTCCCGAGCGGACCCGCGGCATGCTCGAGGTCCACCGCGAGCGCGGGCATCTGGATGCCGAGGCCCTCGCCGACGGGCGTGCGGTGCTGACCCGACCAGGCCGGCTGCTGGCCGACGCGGTGATCCGCGACCTCGTGCCCTGA
- a CDS encoding DUF3097 family protein, which yields MSRVPAASDRFPDRYGPDVLSSGPPAHHRRRPVAREVPARRDLVVEEASTGFTGAITRVEKIAGEHVVELEDGRSARRTFPLGPGFMIDGKPVLLTRPAPRAQAPARKRSASGSVFVEGARARTARASRIWVEGTHDAELVQKVWGHDLRIEGIVVEQLEGADNLVERVQAFGPSAGRRLGILVDHLVPGSKESRIAAEVMKLPGARGNVEVLGHPYVDVWQAVRPARVGLREWPHIPKGTDIKVGSLAALGWPHEDTADIGIGWQRILSTVRSYADVEPSLSGRIEELIDFVTVDPS from the coding sequence GTGTCGCGCGTGCCTGCAGCATCCGATCGCTTCCCCGACCGGTACGGCCCTGACGTGCTGTCCTCCGGTCCGCCCGCCCATCATCGTCGTCGCCCCGTCGCCCGCGAGGTCCCCGCCCGGCGCGACCTCGTCGTCGAGGAGGCCTCCACCGGATTCACCGGCGCCATCACCCGTGTGGAGAAGATCGCCGGCGAACACGTCGTCGAGCTCGAGGACGGCCGCAGCGCGCGCCGCACCTTCCCGCTCGGCCCGGGCTTCATGATCGACGGGAAGCCGGTGCTGCTCACGCGGCCGGCCCCTCGTGCGCAGGCCCCGGCGCGCAAGCGCTCCGCGAGCGGCTCGGTCTTCGTCGAGGGGGCGAGGGCCCGCACCGCCCGCGCCTCGAGGATCTGGGTCGAGGGCACGCACGACGCCGAGCTGGTGCAGAAGGTGTGGGGGCACGACCTGCGTATCGAGGGGATCGTGGTCGAGCAGCTCGAGGGCGCGGACAACCTCGTCGAGCGCGTCCAGGCCTTCGGCCCGTCGGCCGGTCGACGCCTCGGCATCCTGGTGGACCACCTGGTGCCCGGGTCGAAGGAGTCCCGGATCGCGGCCGAGGTGATGAAGCTGCCCGGCGCCCGCGGGAACGTCGAGGTGCTCGGCCACCCCTACGTCGACGTCTGGCAGGCGGTGCGCCCGGCCCGCGTGGGGCTGCGGGAGTGGCCGCACATCCCCAAGGGGACCGACATCAAGGTCGGCTCCCTCGCAGCGCTGGGCTGGCCGCACGAGGACACGGCCGACATCGGCATCGGCTGGCAGCGGATCCTGTCGACCGTCCGCTCCTACGCCGACGTCGAGCCCTCGCTGTCGGGGCGCATCGAGGAGCTCATCGACTTCGTGACGGTCGATCCCTCCTGA
- a CDS encoding MOSC domain-containing protein: MSAPAPLSVRIDQSTGGTIAAVCTVSQLFPVAASGLMSGIDKRPVDGPVRLLTHGVLGDVQGDRENHGGVFKAVYAFSRETRLAHARERELDLPDGSFGENLVTCGQDTDETVIGERWRIGGAEIEATTPRNPCGTFAAWIGDPRWGRRFTGAGRAGAYFRVLVPGETRAGDGIEVLSRPGHGVTIGDAFRGLDARQARALLGWARETGTVLYDSLARVAETALRRAGESTDFPEHLRSSGRGLGPGTGR; encoded by the coding sequence ATGAGCGCACCTGCTCCGCTGAGCGTCCGGATCGATCAGTCCACAGGCGGGACGATCGCCGCGGTCTGCACCGTCTCCCAGCTGTTCCCGGTCGCCGCCAGCGGCCTGATGAGCGGGATCGACAAGCGTCCCGTCGACGGGCCCGTCCGCCTGCTCACCCACGGGGTGCTCGGCGATGTCCAGGGTGACCGCGAGAACCACGGCGGCGTGTTCAAGGCCGTCTACGCCTTCTCCCGCGAGACCCGGCTGGCGCACGCCCGGGAGAGGGAGCTGGACCTGCCCGACGGATCCTTCGGCGAGAACCTCGTGACCTGTGGGCAGGACACCGACGAGACGGTGATCGGGGAGCGCTGGCGGATCGGCGGTGCCGAGATCGAGGCGACCACACCGCGCAACCCCTGCGGCACGTTCGCAGCCTGGATCGGGGACCCCCGCTGGGGCCGCCGCTTCACCGGTGCCGGCCGCGCCGGTGCCTACTTCCGCGTGCTGGTGCCGGGGGAGACGCGCGCCGGGGACGGGATCGAGGTGCTCTCCCGTCCCGGCCACGGCGTCACCATCGGCGATGCCTTCCGGGGCCTTGACGCCCGGCAGGCACGGGCCCTGCTGGGCTGGGCCCGAGAGACCGGGACGGTGCTGTACGACTCCCTGGCCCGCGTCGCCGAGACCGCTCTGCGCCGGGCGGGCGAGAGCACGGACTTCCCCGAGCACCTGCGCTCGAGCGGGCGCGGCCTCGGACCGGGGACGGGCCGGTGA
- the hrcA gene encoding heat-inducible transcriptional repressor HrcA, translating to MRHTDARKLQILGAIVEDYVSTREPVGSKSLLDRHELGVSAATVRNDMSLLEEEGLIHQPHTSAGRVPTDKGYRAFVDHVATVKPLSAPERSAIRTLLEDSGDVEELLGRTVRLMAQLTQQVAMVQYPARRQARVRHVELVKVADSLLLVVLITESGRVDQRTVPVLAARPAESYLDLRDQLNRALSGREVTDLAVPLADLLETLPAAERPSAREVTDALVSLAATRAEDRIVLAGTANIARSAEDFARDVEPLLDVLEEQLVLMRLFTEMHASPGAVEVRIGSELHDRALHQAALVGAGYGAGSHLAILGPSRMDYVAGISTVQAIARYVSRYLE from the coding sequence GTGAGGCACACGGACGCCCGGAAGCTGCAGATCCTCGGCGCGATCGTCGAGGACTACGTCTCCACCCGTGAGCCCGTCGGCTCCAAGTCCCTGCTGGATCGTCACGAGCTCGGGGTCTCCGCCGCCACGGTGCGCAACGACATGTCGCTGCTCGAGGAGGAGGGGCTGATCCATCAGCCCCACACCTCCGCCGGTCGTGTGCCCACCGACAAGGGGTACCGCGCCTTCGTCGACCACGTCGCGACCGTCAAGCCGCTGTCGGCCCCCGAGCGCAGCGCGATCCGCACCCTGTTGGAGGACTCCGGTGACGTCGAGGAGCTCCTCGGCCGCACCGTGCGCCTGATGGCGCAGCTCACCCAGCAGGTCGCGATGGTGCAGTACCCGGCCCGACGCCAGGCGCGCGTCCGCCACGTCGAGCTGGTCAAGGTCGCCGATTCGCTGCTCCTGGTCGTGCTGATCACGGAGTCCGGTCGGGTCGACCAGCGCACGGTCCCGGTGCTCGCGGCTCGGCCCGCCGAGTCCTACCTCGACCTGCGCGACCAGCTCAATCGGGCCCTCTCCGGCCGAGAGGTCACCGACCTCGCCGTGCCCCTGGCCGACCTGCTCGAGACGCTCCCGGCGGCGGAGCGCCCCTCGGCCCGGGAAGTGACCGATGCGCTCGTGTCCCTGGCGGCGACGCGGGCGGAGGATCGGATCGTGCTGGCCGGGACCGCCAACATCGCCCGCTCCGCCGAGGACTTCGCGCGCGACGTGGAGCCTCTGCTGGACGTGCTCGAGGAGCAGCTGGTGCTGATGCGCCTGTTCACCGAGATGCACGCCTCGCCGGGAGCGGTCGAGGTGCGGATCGGGTCCGAGCTGCACGATCGCGCCCTGCATCAGGCCGCGCTCGTCGGCGCGGGATATGGTGCAGGATCGCATCTGGCGATCCTCGGCCCCAGCCGTATGGACTACGTCGCCGGCATCTCGACCGTCCAGGCCATCGCCCGCTACGTGTCCCGCTACCTCGAATGA
- a CDS encoding ATP-binding cassette domain-containing protein: protein MILAENLVKEFTRPQRVQGRFSGVRSFLSTRTVTTRAVDDISLRIDDGEIVGYLGPNGAGKSTTIKMLTGILVPTSGHIEVEGIVPWKHRRANARSVGAVFGQRTQLWTDLPLRESFELIARLYGMGPAEYRRSLETFVDLLEMGSFLDTAVRSLSLGQRMRGDLVAAMLYRPPVLYLDEPTVGLDVVAKARIRDFIAEQNRTEGTTVLLTTHDIADVEQLAQRVVIIDEGRILYDGDLESLRARYAPFREIVVSAPTLSEDLEVPGLTLTRLVPAGDEMRATFRFDPARIPAPAAIGRLTGSLEITDLSSREPNVEDVIRRIYTERGVRA from the coding sequence ATGATCCTCGCCGAGAACCTGGTCAAGGAGTTCACGCGGCCGCAGCGAGTGCAGGGCCGCTTCTCCGGGGTGCGCTCCTTCCTCAGCACCCGGACCGTGACCACCCGTGCGGTCGACGACATCTCGCTGCGCATCGACGACGGCGAGATCGTCGGCTACCTCGGTCCCAACGGCGCCGGGAAGTCCACCACCATCAAGATGCTCACCGGCATCCTCGTGCCGACCTCCGGACACATCGAGGTCGAGGGGATCGTGCCGTGGAAGCACCGCCGGGCGAATGCGCGCAGCGTCGGCGCCGTCTTCGGCCAGCGCACCCAGCTGTGGACCGACCTGCCGCTGCGGGAGTCCTTCGAGCTGATCGCGAGGCTCTACGGGATGGGCCCGGCCGAGTACCGGCGCTCTCTGGAGACCTTCGTGGACCTGCTGGAGATGGGCTCGTTCCTCGACACCGCGGTGCGGTCGCTGTCGCTGGGGCAGCGGATGCGCGGGGATCTCGTCGCCGCGATGCTGTACCGGCCCCCGGTGCTCTACCTCGACGAACCCACCGTCGGCCTGGACGTCGTCGCCAAGGCGCGCATCCGCGACTTCATCGCCGAGCAGAATCGCACCGAGGGCACGACCGTGCTGCTGACCACCCACGACATCGCCGATGTCGAGCAGCTGGCCCAGCGGGTGGTCATCATCGACGAGGGACGGATCCTCTACGACGGCGACCTGGAGAGCCTGCGCGCCCGCTACGCCCCCTTCCGCGAGATCGTGGTGAGCGCCCCGACCCTCTCCGAGGACCTCGAGGTGCCGGGGCTGACGCTGACCCGCCTGGTCCCCGCCGGCGACGAGATGCGGGCCACCTTCCGCTTCGACCCCGCCCGGATCCCGGCCCCGGCGGCGATCGGGCGCCTCACGGGCAGCCTGGAGATCACGGACCTCTCCTCCCGCGAGCCGAACGTGGAGGATGTGATCCGCCGGATCTACACCGAGCGGGGTGTGCGGGCGTGA
- a CDS encoding DUF4870 domain-containing protein — MSQTPHPHDPYGTEPGSAAPEQQSPGWTAAPQDAAAPQGDGAQHDVPEHELGSPTSDPALHPHDPYAYDDSMRPGPAAEGTSAPSPSAGQDPHGTPAGGTPGAQGQAGPQSPYAAPGQPGQQAGPGTTGDSQGTDDPLGIDDPQDAYDAPGAPGPQGTYGPQGTYGPQGSYGGGPEGYAAPGAVDLNTPPPGFKGIYDGPLSGQGMNDSDAKTWALVVHLAALLQFVIPFIGGLIAQIVLFVVFKDRHRFVRYNAAEALNGTIAALVVSLAMGVLFTIITILTLGIGAVLFGLMFVPTVVQAIFAIIGAIKAYQGEWWNYPANLRLFR; from the coding sequence ATGAGCCAGACTCCGCACCCGCACGACCCGTACGGTACCGAGCCCGGCAGCGCCGCCCCCGAGCAGCAGAGCCCGGGCTGGACCGCTGCGCCCCAGGACGCCGCCGCGCCGCAGGGCGACGGCGCGCAGCACGACGTCCCGGAGCATGAGCTGGGCAGCCCGACCTCTGATCCGGCGCTGCACCCGCACGATCCCTACGCCTACGACGACAGCATGCGGCCGGGCCCCGCGGCCGAAGGCACCTCCGCCCCCTCCCCGTCGGCCGGTCAGGATCCCCACGGCACCCCCGCCGGCGGGACCCCGGGCGCCCAGGGCCAGGCCGGCCCGCAGAGCCCCTACGCAGCGCCCGGTCAACCGGGTCAGCAGGCCGGACCCGGCACGACCGGCGACTCGCAGGGCACCGACGACCCGCTGGGCATCGACGACCCCCAGGACGCGTACGACGCGCCGGGGGCGCCCGGTCCGCAGGGCACGTACGGCCCCCAGGGCACGTACGGCCCGCAGGGTTCCTACGGCGGCGGGCCCGAGGGGTACGCCGCTCCCGGCGCTGTCGACCTGAACACTCCCCCGCCCGGTTTCAAGGGCATCTACGACGGCCCGCTGTCCGGGCAGGGGATGAATGACTCCGACGCGAAGACCTGGGCGCTCGTGGTGCATCTGGCCGCGCTGCTGCAGTTCGTCATCCCGTTCATCGGCGGCCTCATCGCCCAGATCGTGCTGTTCGTGGTGTTCAAGGACCGTCACCGCTTCGTGCGCTACAACGCCGCCGAGGCGCTGAACGGCACCATCGCCGCGCTGGTCGTCTCCCTCGCGATGGGCGTGCTGTTCACGATCATCACGATCCTCACTCTCGGCATCGGGGCCGTGCTCTTCGGGCTCATGTTCGTGCCGACGGTGGTCCAGGCGATCTTCGCGATCATCGGTGCCATCAAGGCCTACCAGGGCGAGTGGTGGAACTACCCGGCAAACCTGCGCCTGTTCCGCTGA
- a CDS encoding 16S rRNA (uracil(1498)-N(3))-methyltransferase produces the protein MPSTPPGFLILDDTLATAREGEVLTLDGEEGRHAAKVARIGVGEQVLLTDAPGRQVLAEVTTARKEALELALLEDPSPGVERLPRLSLVQALATGGRDEQAIESATELGVDRVVPWIARRSVSIWRGEKLAKGRARWAGTVRAAVKQCRRPGIPAVDAPVTTAQLTDVLGELAADRTLVLVLHEQESVSLMSLAEQLQAASENGIEEIVVIVGPEGGIDPDELDALRGAGALSVLLGPEVLRSSTAGPAAIAVLSSLVGRWG, from the coding sequence ATGCCCTCCACCCCGCCCGGGTTCCTGATCCTCGACGACACGCTCGCGACCGCGCGCGAGGGCGAGGTCCTGACCCTGGACGGGGAGGAGGGACGGCACGCCGCCAAGGTCGCCCGCATCGGCGTGGGGGAGCAGGTCCTGCTCACCGACGCCCCGGGGCGCCAGGTGCTCGCGGAGGTCACCACCGCCCGCAAGGAGGCCCTCGAGCTGGCTCTGCTGGAGGACCCGAGCCCGGGCGTCGAGCGCCTGCCGCGCTTGAGCCTGGTCCAGGCCCTGGCCACCGGCGGCCGCGACGAGCAGGCGATCGAATCCGCCACCGAGCTCGGCGTCGACCGGGTCGTGCCCTGGATCGCGCGCCGTTCCGTCTCGATCTGGCGGGGGGAGAAGCTCGCCAAGGGCCGGGCCCGCTGGGCGGGCACGGTGCGGGCCGCCGTCAAGCAGTGCCGCCGCCCCGGGATCCCCGCGGTCGACGCCCCGGTGACGACCGCCCAGCTCACCGACGTCCTCGGGGAGCTCGCCGCCGACCGGACCCTCGTGCTGGTCCTGCACGAGCAGGAATCAGTGAGCCTGATGAGCCTCGCCGAGCAGCTGCAGGCGGCCAGCGAGAACGGGATCGAGGAGATCGTGGTGATCGTCGGCCCCGAGGGCGGGATCGACCCCGACGAGCTCGACGCCCTCCGCGGGGCCGGGGCGCTCTCCGTGCTGCTGGGCCCCGAGGTGCTGCGCTCCTCGACCGCGGGCCCCGCCGCGATCGCGGTGCTCAGCAGCCTCGTCGGCCGCTGGGGCTGA
- a CDS encoding iron chaperone: MTKPTSIDEHLASLDGRAASRLRELRALIHEAAPEVTEALTWGNPAFLHPSGMILVIVGTYAAHANLAVTPSTREAFAAELTEFGTGKGTVKLPDDQPVPTDLLRRMVAYRLAEYEQRGVTWM; the protein is encoded by the coding sequence ATGACCAAGCCCACCTCGATCGACGAGCACCTCGCGAGCCTCGATGGACGCGCGGCCTCCCGGCTGCGTGAGCTGCGAGCTCTGATCCACGAGGCCGCGCCCGAGGTCACCGAAGCCCTCACGTGGGGAAACCCGGCGTTCCTCCATCCCAGCGGCATGATCCTGGTGATCGTGGGGACCTACGCCGCCCATGCGAATCTCGCCGTCACGCCGAGCACCCGGGAGGCCTTCGCCGCCGAGCTCACGGAGTTCGGGACCGGCAAGGGCACGGTGAAGCTGCCTGACGACCAGCCGGTGCCCACGGATCTGCTGCGGCGGATGGTCGCCTATCGCCTGGCGGAGTACGAGCAGCGCGGCGTGACCTGGATGTAG
- the lepA gene encoding translation elongation factor 4 produces MTPRIAAEEARDILPASTPQERLRNFCIIAHIDHGKSTLADRMLQITGIVDERAMRSQYLDRMDIERERGITVKSQAVRMPWQVDGTNYALNMIDTPGHVDFTYEVSRSLAACEGAILLVDAAQGIEAQTLANLYLAMEHDLTIIPVLNKIDLPGAEPERYAAEIGQLVGVDPDDVLRVSGKTGLGVEDLLDHVVDTVPEPEGEPDAPCRAMIFDSVYDTYRGVVTYIRVVDGFLKSRDRIDMMSTGAHHELLEIGVSSPEPHPTPGIGPGEVGYLITGVKDVRQSKVGDTITTSVRGAEEPLPGYSEPKPMVFSGLFPIDGSEYPILRDALDKLKLNDAALNYEPETSTALGFGFRVGFLGLLHLEIIRERLEREFNLSLISTAPSVVYQVTMEDGTEVEVMNPSDFPEGKVDSITEPLASATILVPSEFIGAVMELCQSKRGDLGGMDYLSEDRVELRYTLPLAEIVFDFFDQLKSRTRGYASLDYDVSGTQVADLVKVDMLLQGEPVDAFSAIVHRDKAYGYGVEMAGKLKKLIPRQQFEVPIQAAIGARIIARENIRAMRKDVLSKCYGGDISRKRKLLEKQKEGKKRMKNIGSVEVPQEAFIAALSSDEGDMPKDSKKK; encoded by the coding sequence GTGACCCCGAGGATCGCGGCCGAGGAGGCCCGGGACATCCTTCCCGCGTCGACACCCCAGGAACGGCTGCGCAACTTCTGCATCATCGCGCACATCGACCACGGCAAGTCCACGCTCGCCGACCGGATGCTGCAGATCACCGGGATCGTCGACGAGCGCGCCATGCGCTCCCAGTACCTCGACCGCATGGACATCGAGCGCGAGCGCGGCATCACCGTGAAGTCCCAGGCCGTCCGGATGCCGTGGCAGGTCGACGGCACGAACTACGCCCTGAACATGATCGACACCCCCGGCCACGTGGACTTCACGTATGAGGTCTCCCGCTCCCTCGCCGCCTGCGAGGGTGCGATCCTCCTGGTCGACGCCGCCCAGGGCATCGAGGCACAGACGCTCGCGAACCTGTACCTCGCCATGGAGCACGACCTCACCATCATCCCGGTGCTGAACAAGATCGATCTGCCCGGCGCGGAGCCGGAGCGGTACGCCGCCGAGATCGGGCAGCTGGTGGGCGTGGACCCCGACGACGTCCTGCGCGTCTCCGGCAAGACCGGCCTCGGCGTCGAGGACCTGCTGGATCACGTGGTCGACACCGTGCCGGAGCCCGAGGGCGAGCCGGACGCCCCGTGCCGCGCGATGATCTTCGACTCCGTGTACGACACCTACCGCGGCGTGGTCACCTACATCCGTGTCGTCGACGGATTCCTGAAGTCCCGCGACCGCATCGACATGATGTCCACCGGGGCGCACCACGAGCTGCTCGAGATCGGGGTCAGCTCCCCGGAGCCGCATCCCACCCCGGGCATCGGGCCCGGCGAGGTCGGCTACCTGATCACCGGCGTGAAGGACGTCCGCCAGTCCAAGGTCGGCGACACCATCACCACGTCGGTGCGCGGCGCCGAGGAACCGCTGCCGGGGTACTCGGAGCCCAAGCCGATGGTGTTCTCCGGTCTGTTCCCGATCGACGGCTCCGAGTACCCGATCCTGCGGGACGCCCTCGACAAGCTCAAGCTCAACGACGCCGCCCTGAACTACGAGCCGGAGACCTCCACGGCGCTCGGCTTCGGGTTCCGCGTGGGCTTCCTGGGCCTGCTGCACCTGGAGATCATCCGCGAGCGCCTCGAGCGCGAGTTCAACCTCTCCTTGATCTCCACCGCACCCAGCGTGGTCTACCAGGTCACCATGGAGGACGGCACCGAGGTCGAGGTCATGAACCCCTCCGATTTCCCCGAGGGGAAGGTCGACTCGATCACCGAGCCGCTCGCCTCCGCCACCATCCTGGTGCCCAGCGAGTTCATCGGCGCCGTCATGGAGCTGTGCCAGTCCAAGCGCGGTGATCTCGGCGGCATGGACTATCTCAGCGAGGACCGCGTCGAGCTGCGGTACACCTTGCCGCTGGCGGAGATCGTCTTCGACTTCTTCGACCAGCTGAAGTCCCGCACCCGCGGCTACGCCTCGCTGGACTACGACGTCTCCGGCACCCAGGTCGCGGATCTCGTCAAGGTGGACATGCTCCTGCAGGGCGAGCCGGTCGACGCCTTCAGCGCGATCGTCCACCGCGACAAGGCCTACGGCTACGGCGTCGAGATGGCCGGGAAGCTGAAGAAGCTCATCCCCCGCCAGCAGTTCGAGGTGCCGATCCAGGCCGCCATCGGGGCCCGCATCATCGCCCGCGAGAACATCCGTGCGATGCGCAAGGACGTGCTGTCGAAGTGCTACGGCGGCGACATCTCGCGCAAGCGCAAGCTGCTGGAGAAGCAGAAGGAGGGCAAGAAGCGGATGAAGAACATCGGCTCCGTCGAGGTGCCGCAGGAAGCCTTCATCGCCGCGCTGTCCTCCGACGAGGGCGATATGCCCAAGGATTCCAAGAAGAAGTGA
- the dnaJ gene encoding molecular chaperone DnaJ, with protein MNDDYYELLGVSRDASTEEIKKAYRKLARTLHPDVNPDPEAAEKFKKVSQAYETLSHSDKRRQYDMGGGPGMGGGGGFGGFGGGAGFDVNDIFDMFAGAAGMRGGRGQGPVPRQRRGGDVLRRVKIDLRDVVFGTEEEVTFRTAEQCERCDGSCCEPGTSPTRCTACNGSGHVQRVAQSLLGQMVTMAPCPTCEGHGDVIESPCTGCSGHGRTPAERTVTVKVPSGVENGTRIQLRGQGEVGEAGGPSGDLFIELAVTDHEMFDRDGEDLVTTMSVPMTSAALGATIPLETFDGNQDIDVRPGAQPGDEITLKGLGVTPLRRERRGDIRVVLDIDVPTTLSEQERELLEQFAALRGDETTRRKGHGPFSKLRDRLRDL; from the coding sequence GTGAACGACGACTACTACGAGCTCCTCGGCGTCTCCCGCGACGCCTCCACCGAGGAGATCAAGAAGGCGTACCGGAAGCTCGCCCGGACGCTGCACCCCGATGTGAACCCCGACCCGGAGGCGGCGGAGAAGTTCAAGAAGGTCTCCCAGGCCTACGAGACCCTCTCCCACTCCGACAAGCGCCGCCAGTACGACATGGGCGGCGGCCCGGGCATGGGCGGCGGTGGCGGCTTCGGGGGCTTCGGCGGAGGCGCCGGCTTCGACGTCAACGACATCTTCGACATGTTCGCCGGCGCCGCCGGGATGCGTGGGGGACGCGGCCAGGGCCCGGTGCCCCGCCAGCGCCGCGGCGGCGACGTGCTGCGACGGGTGAAGATCGACCTGCGCGACGTGGTCTTCGGCACCGAGGAGGAGGTCACTTTCCGGACCGCCGAACAGTGCGAGCGCTGCGACGGCTCCTGCTGCGAGCCGGGCACCAGCCCCACCCGCTGCACCGCCTGCAACGGCTCCGGCCACGTCCAGCGCGTCGCCCAGTCGCTGCTGGGCCAGATGGTGACCATGGCCCCGTGCCCCACCTGCGAGGGTCACGGCGACGTCATCGAGAGCCCCTGCACCGGCTGCTCCGGGCACGGCCGCACCCCGGCCGAGCGCACCGTCACCGTGAAGGTCCCCTCCGGGGTCGAGAACGGCACCCGCATCCAGCTGCGCGGCCAGGGCGAGGTCGGCGAGGCCGGCGGCCCCTCCGGCGACCTGTTCATCGAGCTCGCGGTCACCGACCATGAGATGTTCGACCGCGACGGCGAGGACCTCGTGACCACGATGTCGGTCCCGATGACCTCCGCCGCCCTCGGCGCGACGATCCCGCTGGAGACCTTCGACGGCAACCAGGACATCGACGTCAGGCCCGGCGCCCAGCCCGGCGACGAGATCACCCTCAAGGGCCTCGGCGTGACCCCGCTGCGCCGAGAGCGGCGCGGCGACATCCGCGTCGTCCTCGACATCGACGTGCCCACCACGCTCAGCGAGCAGGAGCGTGAGCTGCTCGAGCAGTTCGCCGCGCTGCGCGGGGACGAGACCACCCGCCGCAAGGGCCACGGCCCCTTCTCCAAGCTCCGCGATCGCCTGCGCGACCTCTGA